One window of Ralstonia pickettii DTP0602 genomic DNA carries:
- a CDS encoding (2Fe-2S)-binding protein (K07302: E1.3.99.16A; isoquinoline 1-oxidoreductase, alpha subunit [EC:1.3.99.16]) has product MSTLNVNGRKHTIDVDPGTPILWALRDSLGMTGTKFGCGAALCGACTVHLDGQAIRSCITPVSAAEGKTIVTIEAATGGSDRVGSAVHAAWVKHDVAQCGYCQSGQIMSATAFLKSLPRGKQPSAAEIDAAMAGNICRCGTYPRIRAAVADAAKTLA; this is encoded by the coding sequence ATGAGCACGCTCAACGTTAACGGCCGTAAGCACACGATCGATGTCGATCCCGGCACGCCCATCCTCTGGGCGCTGCGCGACTCGCTTGGCATGACCGGCACCAAGTTCGGCTGCGGTGCCGCACTGTGCGGCGCCTGTACCGTGCATCTGGACGGCCAGGCCATCCGCTCGTGCATCACGCCGGTCTCTGCCGCCGAAGGGAAGACCATCGTCACCATCGAAGCTGCCACCGGTGGCAGCGACCGGGTCGGCAGCGCAGTCCATGCGGCCTGGGTCAAGCACGACGTGGCGCAATGCGGTTACTGCCAGAGCGGCCAGATCATGAGCGCCACGGCCTTCCTCAAATCCCTGCCTCGCGGCAAGCAACCCAGCGCTGCCGAGATCGACGCCGCCATGGCGGGCAATATCTGCCGCTGTGGCACCTACCCCCGCATTCGCGCCGCGGTGGCCGATGCCGCCAAAACCCTCGCCTGA
- a CDS encoding carbon monoxide dehydrogenase (K07303: E1.3.99.16B; isoquinoline 1-oxidoreductase, beta subunit [EC:1.3.99.16]) — protein MLPSFDHGEMPRNLQRLLARSQRDEPAMLPRRSFLKLAGSAGLALGAFPHLAITQAASAGGAASALKPTQQPLAFVQIAPGGEVTVTVNRLEFGQGVQTALPMILAEELDADWSLVRSRHGSNDAAYVDPLFGIHLTGGSHSVKNSFTQYRELGARARAMLLSAAATRWKVDVTTLRSRAGVVLGPGGSTLTYGELAEAAMALPVPEKVTLKDPKDFRIIGTPTTRIDARAKSSGRQDFGIDTRLPGQLTAVVAHPPVFGARLTTVDDSAARAIKGVKAVLRVPVDRGGEGVAVVADGFWAARQGRDALKLQWNTAAVEKADSERLLAQYRELAARPGRRQFDADMAPLATAPRKLEAEFVFPYLAHAPMEPLNCTVQLSDGRADLWVGSQCPGLDGAAAARALGLKPEQVKIHVQMAGGGFGRRFASTSDYVVEACAIARAARAAGMKAPIRTLWSREDDIKGGYYRPMHLHRARIGFDEQGKVLAWDHVIVGQSITSGTVFGEFQVKNGIDATATEGMRDPYPLPMRLTVHHPTPNVPVLWWRSVGSTHTAYVMETLLDEIARVTRQDPVAYRMRLFGDKHPRHRAALQLAVDKSGYGKKKLPAGRAWGVAVHESFDSVVAYVVEASVKEGRPQLHRVTAGVHCNLVVNPRTVEAQVQGAAVMGLSMCLAGSAITLKDGVIEQSNFGDFTVARMTDTPAFDVHIVPSADPPTGMGEPGLPPLAPAFANAIARLTGKPLRQLPFKLT, from the coding sequence ATGTTGCCCAGTTTCGATCACGGCGAAATGCCGCGCAACCTGCAGCGGCTGCTGGCGCGGAGCCAGCGCGATGAACCCGCCATGCTGCCGCGCCGCAGCTTCCTGAAGCTGGCCGGCTCCGCCGGCCTGGCGCTCGGTGCATTTCCGCATCTGGCCATCACGCAGGCCGCCAGTGCCGGCGGTGCCGCGAGCGCCCTGAAGCCGACGCAGCAGCCATTGGCCTTTGTACAGATCGCTCCCGGCGGCGAGGTCACCGTGACCGTCAACCGGCTGGAGTTCGGCCAGGGCGTGCAGACTGCCTTGCCGATGATCCTGGCCGAGGAGCTCGACGCGGACTGGAGCCTGGTGCGCAGCCGGCACGGCTCGAACGACGCTGCCTACGTCGACCCGCTGTTCGGCATTCATCTCACCGGCGGTTCGCATTCGGTCAAGAACAGCTTCACGCAGTACCGTGAGCTTGGCGCCCGGGCCCGCGCGATGCTGCTGTCGGCGGCGGCGACGCGATGGAAAGTGGACGTGACCACGCTGCGCTCCCGCGCAGGGGTGGTGTTGGGTCCGGGTGGCAGCACGCTGACCTACGGCGAACTGGCCGAGGCCGCCATGGCCCTGCCGGTGCCGGAGAAGGTCACGCTGAAGGACCCGAAGGACTTTCGCATCATCGGCACGCCCACCACGCGCATCGATGCGCGTGCCAAGAGCAGCGGGCGCCAGGACTTCGGCATCGACACACGCCTGCCCGGCCAGCTCACTGCCGTGGTGGCACATCCACCTGTGTTTGGCGCGCGACTGACTACGGTGGACGACAGCGCCGCACGCGCCATCAAGGGTGTCAAGGCAGTGCTGCGCGTGCCGGTCGACCGCGGTGGCGAAGGCGTGGCCGTGGTCGCCGACGGTTTCTGGGCGGCCAGGCAAGGACGCGACGCGCTGAAGCTGCAATGGAACACGGCCGCAGTCGAAAAGGCTGACAGCGAACGGTTGCTGGCCCAGTACCGCGAACTGGCGGCGCGGCCCGGCCGGCGTCAGTTCGACGCGGACATGGCGCCGCTGGCCACCGCGCCGCGCAAGCTGGAAGCGGAATTCGTGTTTCCCTATCTGGCGCATGCGCCAATGGAGCCACTGAACTGCACCGTGCAGTTGTCCGACGGGCGCGCCGACCTGTGGGTAGGGAGCCAGTGCCCCGGCCTGGACGGTGCCGCTGCCGCGCGCGCACTTGGACTCAAGCCCGAGCAGGTGAAGATCCATGTGCAGATGGCGGGCGGCGGCTTTGGCCGGCGCTTCGCGAGCACGAGCGACTACGTGGTCGAGGCCTGCGCGATCGCCAGGGCCGCGCGCGCCGCCGGCATGAAGGCACCGATACGCACGCTGTGGAGCCGCGAGGACGACATCAAGGGTGGGTATTACCGCCCCATGCACCTGCATCGCGCGCGCATCGGCTTCGACGAGCAAGGCAAGGTGCTGGCCTGGGATCATGTCATCGTTGGCCAGTCGATTACCTCGGGCACGGTGTTCGGGGAGTTCCAGGTGAAGAACGGCATCGACGCCACGGCCACGGAGGGCATGCGCGATCCCTACCCGCTACCGATGCGCCTGACCGTGCATCACCCCACGCCCAACGTGCCGGTGCTGTGGTGGCGCAGTGTCGGGTCCACCCACACTGCCTACGTCATGGAGACACTGCTCGACGAGATTGCGCGCGTCACCAGGCAAGACCCGGTGGCTTATCGCATGCGCCTGTTCGGCGACAAGCATCCGCGCCATCGCGCTGCGTTGCAACTGGCGGTGGACAAGAGCGGGTACGGCAAGAAGAAGCTGCCCGCCGGCCGCGCCTGGGGGGTTGCGGTACATGAGTCGTTCGATTCCGTGGTGGCGTATGTCGTGGAGGCCTCGGTGAAGGAAGGCCGCCCGCAACTGCATCGCGTCACCGCCGGCGTGCATTGCAACCTGGTAGTGAATCCCCGCACCGTGGAAGCACAGGTGCAGGGCGCGGCAGTCATGGGGCTGTCCATGTGCCTGGCGGGCTCGGCCATTACGCTGAAGGACGGTGTCATCGAGCAAAGCAACTTTGGCGACTTCACGGTGGCGCGCATGACCGACACCCCCGCGTTCGACGTCCACATCGTGCCCAGCGCCGATCCACCCACGGGCATGGGCGAGCCCGGCCTGCCGCCGTTGGCGCCGGCGTTTGCCAACGCCATTGCGCGTCTCACCGGCAAGCCGCTGCGCCAGCTTCCCTTCAAACTGACCTGA
- a CDS encoding methylcrotonoyl-CoA carboxylase (K01969: E6.4.1.4B; 3-methylcrotonyl-CoA carboxylase beta subunit [EC:6.4.1.4]): MPIIETKLNARSESFKGNAEAMQALVADLEARIAKLAEGGGKDARDKHLSRGKLLPRDRVQQLLDPGTPFLELSQLAAYDMYDDAAPGAGIITGIGRVAGQECVIVCNDATVKGGTYYPMTVKKHVRAQEIAEQNNLPCIYLVDSGGANLPNQDDVFPDRDHFGRIFYNQANLSRQGIPQIAVVMGSCTAGGAYVPAMSDESIIVKNQGTIFLGGPPLVKAATGEEVSAEDLGGADVHTRLSGVADYFAQNDHHALSLARNIVQHLNRRKPDQIRLHEPVEPLYPVQELYGVIPTDTRKPYDVREVIARLVDGSEFDEFKARYGTTLVCGFARIWGYPVGIIANNGILFSESALKGAHFIELCCQRKIPLVFLQNITGFMVGRKYENEGIARNGAKMVTAVATAQVPKFTVIIGGSFGAGNYGMCGRAYSPRFLWMWPNARISVMGGEQAASVLATVRRDGIEAKGGKWSAEEEDAFKQPIRDQYEHQGHPYYASARLWDDGVIDPAQTRTVLGLGLSASLNAPIEDMKFGVFRM; encoded by the coding sequence ATGCCAATCATCGAAACCAAACTGAACGCCCGCTCCGAATCCTTCAAGGGCAACGCCGAGGCCATGCAGGCCCTGGTAGCCGACCTGGAGGCCAGGATCGCCAAGCTCGCCGAGGGCGGCGGCAAAGACGCGCGCGACAAGCACCTGTCGCGCGGCAAGCTGCTGCCGCGCGACCGCGTGCAGCAACTGCTCGATCCGGGCACGCCGTTCCTGGAGCTGTCGCAGCTCGCGGCCTATGACATGTACGACGATGCCGCGCCCGGCGCGGGCATCATCACCGGCATCGGCCGCGTGGCCGGGCAGGAATGCGTGATCGTCTGCAACGACGCCACCGTCAAGGGCGGCACTTACTACCCGATGACGGTCAAGAAGCACGTGCGCGCGCAGGAGATCGCCGAGCAAAACAACCTGCCCTGCATCTACCTGGTCGATTCCGGCGGCGCCAACCTGCCCAACCAGGACGACGTGTTTCCCGACCGCGACCACTTCGGCCGCATCTTCTACAACCAGGCCAACCTGTCCAGGCAGGGTATTCCGCAGATCGCGGTGGTGATGGGTTCGTGCACCGCCGGCGGCGCCTACGTGCCGGCGATGAGCGACGAGTCCATCATCGTCAAGAACCAGGGCACCATCTTCCTGGGCGGCCCGCCGCTGGTGAAGGCCGCCACCGGCGAGGAAGTCAGCGCCGAGGACCTGGGCGGCGCCGACGTGCATACGCGCCTGTCGGGCGTGGCCGACTACTTCGCGCAGAACGACCACCATGCGCTGTCGCTGGCGCGCAATATCGTGCAGCACCTGAACCGCCGCAAGCCGGACCAGATCCGCCTGCACGAGCCGGTGGAGCCGCTGTACCCGGTGCAAGAACTGTACGGCGTGATCCCCACCGACACGCGCAAGCCCTATGACGTGCGCGAGGTGATCGCGCGCCTGGTCGACGGCTCCGAGTTCGACGAGTTCAAGGCACGCTACGGCACCACGCTGGTGTGCGGCTTCGCGCGCATCTGGGGCTACCCGGTCGGCATCATCGCCAACAACGGCATCCTGTTCTCGGAGTCGGCGCTCAAGGGCGCGCACTTTATCGAGCTGTGCTGCCAGCGCAAGATCCCGCTGGTGTTCCTGCAGAACATCACCGGTTTCATGGTGGGCCGCAAGTACGAGAACGAAGGCATCGCCCGCAATGGCGCCAAGATGGTGACCGCGGTTGCCACCGCGCAGGTACCCAAGTTCACCGTGATCATCGGCGGCTCGTTCGGTGCCGGCAACTACGGCATGTGCGGGCGCGCCTATTCGCCGCGCTTCCTGTGGATGTGGCCGAACGCGCGCATCTCGGTGATGGGCGGCGAGCAGGCCGCGAGCGTGCTGGCGACGGTGCGCCGCGACGGCATCGAGGCCAAGGGCGGCAAGTGGAGCGCGGAGGAGGAAGACGCCTTCAAGCAGCCGATCCGCGACCAGTACGAGCACCAGGGCCACCCCTATTACGCCAGCGCGCGCCTGTGGGACGACGGCGTGATCGATCCCGCGCAGACCCGCACCGTGCTGGGCCTGGGCCTGTCCGCGAGCCTGAACGCGCCAATCGAGGACATGAAGTTCGGCGTGTTCCGCATGTAA
- a CDS encoding TetR family transcriptional regulator, giving the protein MEDVTSPRRVPAGAKAEQRIRDILRVSREVFAELGYERTTTTEIAQRLGISEGTVFTYFHGKRELCARVIEDWYDEIIGTVEQGMPHGQSTKVQLEFYVRTHLRLFLIQGTGLCALVLSEGRAKGPGLGEVFVPLQRRYTAPLMDLLARARDNGEIRDDLPLSLLRSAILGPMEHILWDAIARQRQVDIEKTARDMVALLWPALLPVDVKVEKLRAFYGEVGAALRRAGNA; this is encoded by the coding sequence ATGGAAGACGTCACATCGCCCCGCCGTGTGCCGGCAGGCGCCAAGGCGGAGCAACGCATCCGGGACATCCTGCGCGTCAGCCGCGAGGTATTCGCCGAGCTCGGCTATGAGCGAACCACGACCACCGAGATCGCCCAGCGCCTGGGCATCTCCGAGGGCACGGTGTTCACCTACTTCCATGGCAAGCGCGAGCTATGCGCACGCGTGATCGAGGACTGGTATGACGAGATCATCGGCACCGTGGAACAAGGCATGCCGCACGGGCAGAGCACAAAGGTGCAGCTGGAGTTCTATGTCAGGACGCACTTGAGGCTGTTCCTGATCCAGGGAACGGGCTTGTGTGCGCTGGTGTTGTCGGAGGGGCGTGCCAAAGGGCCGGGGCTCGGAGAGGTGTTTGTACCGCTGCAGCGCCGCTATACGGCGCCGTTGATGGACTTGCTGGCGCGGGCGCGGGACAACGGCGAGATCCGGGATGACTTGCCGTTGAGCCTGTTGCGCTCGGCAATCCTCGGGCCGATGGAGCACATCCTGTGGGACGCAATCGCCCGGCAGCGGCAGGTGGATATCGAGAAGACGGCCAGGGATATGGTGGCGCTGTTGTGGCCCGCCTTGCTGCCTGTGGATGTCAAGGTGGAGAAGTTGCGGGCATTCTATGGAGAAGTCGGGGCTGCCTTGAGAAGGGCGGGCAACGCTTGA
- a CDS encoding Crp/Fnr family transcriptional regulator (K07732: rfk; riboflavin kinase, archaea type [EC:2.7.1.161]), translating to MPDSYAVMRDRLLEAPWAQHLSAEQRGRVERDTRVSSYAAGSLVCQQGAAALHWVGVLDGMVKVNTVSPDGRGTTFIGVSTGGWLGEGALLKHELRPYEVVTLRDSWIALVPAETFDWLFETSLSFNQFLVRQLNARLGQFVAVVESYRMQTTTAQVAICVAELFNPALCTATSDVLRISQEEIARLCGLSRQVVNRALHELEATGLVRMQYGTIHVLDVAALHAFGRGIDPRQQDPASMPQV from the coding sequence TTGCCGGATTCATACGCCGTCATGCGCGATCGCCTGCTGGAAGCGCCGTGGGCGCAACACCTCTCTGCAGAGCAGCGGGGGCGCGTTGAACGAGACACCCGCGTGTCGAGCTACGCCGCGGGGTCGCTGGTCTGCCAGCAAGGCGCAGCGGCCCTGCATTGGGTCGGCGTGCTGGACGGCATGGTGAAGGTCAATACCGTATCGCCGGATGGGCGGGGAACCACGTTTATCGGCGTTTCTACTGGCGGATGGCTGGGAGAAGGGGCACTGCTCAAGCACGAGCTTCGCCCCTACGAAGTGGTCACGCTGCGCGACAGCTGGATCGCGTTGGTGCCAGCAGAGACCTTTGACTGGCTGTTCGAAACTAGCCTGAGCTTCAACCAGTTTCTGGTGCGCCAGTTGAACGCGCGACTCGGCCAGTTTGTAGCGGTCGTGGAGAGTTACCGCATGCAGACAACCACGGCCCAGGTAGCCATTTGCGTCGCGGAACTGTTCAACCCGGCACTATGCACGGCTACGTCTGACGTCCTGCGGATTTCACAGGAGGAGATCGCACGCCTGTGTGGCCTGTCCCGTCAGGTCGTGAATCGCGCCCTGCATGAACTTGAGGCAACTGGCCTGGTTCGAATGCAATACGGCACGATCCATGTACTGGATGTCGCAGCCTTGCATGCGTTTGGACGAGGCATCGACCCGAGGCAGCAAGATCCCGCATCGATGCCCCAGGTCTGA
- a CDS encoding acyl-CoA dehydrogenase (K00253: IVD, ivd; isovaleryl-CoA dehydrogenase [EC:1.3.8.4]) — MNTLPGLKFDLGEDIEMLRDSVRAWAQAELAPRAAEIDRTDQFPMDAWKKMGDLGVLGITVAEEYGGANMGYLAHMIAMEEISRASASVGLSYGAHSNLCVNQIHRNGTPAQKARYLPRLVSGEWIGALAMSEPNAGSDVVSMKLRAELKGDRYVLNGTKMWITNGPDCDVLVVYAKTEPDLGARGMTAFIVEKGMKGFSVAQKLDKLGMRGSHTGELVFQDVEVPVENILGAENAGAKVLMSGLDYERAVLSGGPVGIMQACMDVVTPYIHDRKQFGQSIGEFQLIQGKVADMYTTLQAARSYLYTVGKNLDGLGSDHVRQVRKDCAAVILYTAEKATWMAGETVQILGGNGYINEYPAGRLWRDAKLYEIGAGTSEIRRMLIGRELFAETM; from the coding sequence ATGAACACCCTCCCCGGCCTCAAGTTCGACCTCGGCGAAGACATCGAAATGCTGCGCGATTCCGTGCGCGCCTGGGCCCAGGCCGAACTGGCCCCGCGCGCCGCCGAGATCGACCGCACCGACCAGTTCCCGATGGACGCCTGGAAGAAGATGGGCGACCTGGGCGTGCTCGGCATCACCGTGGCCGAGGAATACGGCGGCGCCAACATGGGCTACCTGGCGCACATGATCGCCATGGAAGAAATCAGCCGCGCCTCGGCCTCGGTCGGCCTGTCCTACGGCGCGCACTCCAACCTGTGCGTGAACCAGATCCACCGCAACGGCACGCCGGCGCAGAAGGCCAGGTACCTGCCCAGGCTGGTGTCGGGCGAGTGGATCGGCGCGCTGGCGATGAGCGAGCCCAACGCCGGCTCCGACGTGGTCAGCATGAAGCTGCGCGCGGAGCTCAAGGGCGACCGCTACGTGCTCAACGGCACCAAGATGTGGATCACCAACGGCCCGGACTGCGATGTGCTGGTGGTTTACGCCAAGACCGAGCCCGACCTGGGCGCGCGCGGCATGACCGCGTTTATCGTCGAGAAGGGCATGAAGGGCTTCTCGGTGGCGCAGAAGCTGGACAAGCTGGGCATGCGCGGCTCGCACACCGGCGAGTTGGTGTTCCAGGACGTGGAAGTGCCGGTCGAGAACATCCTGGGCGCCGAAAATGCCGGCGCCAAAGTGCTGATGAGTGGGCTGGACTACGAGCGCGCGGTGTTGTCGGGCGGCCCGGTCGGCATCATGCAGGCCTGCATGGACGTGGTCACGCCGTATATCCACGACCGCAAGCAGTTCGGCCAGAGCATCGGCGAGTTCCAGCTGATCCAGGGCAAGGTGGCGGACATGTACACCACGCTGCAGGCCGCGCGCAGCTACCTGTACACGGTCGGCAAGAACCTGGACGGGCTCGGCAGCGACCACGTGCGCCAGGTGCGCAAGGACTGCGCCGCGGTGATCCTGTACACGGCCGAGAAGGCCACCTGGATGGCGGGCGAGACCGTACAGATCCTGGGCGGCAACGGCTATATCAATGAATACCCCGCCGGCCGGCTGTGGCGCGATGCCAAGCTGTACGAGATCGGCGCCGGCACCTCGGAGATCCGCCGCATGCTGATCGGCCGCGAACTGTTCGCCGAGACCATGTAA
- a CDS encoding AMP-binding protein (K00666: K00666; fatty-acyl-CoA synthase [EC:6.2.1.-]), translating to MTMQAESSSTTLPIGGLSHVKGDTTIPLSEQTVPELLAQTVARHPEREAVAFREQGVRWNWREFSDAVDALAAGLHTLGLARGDRVGIWSPNRVEWLVTQFATARLGLVLVNINPAYRLSELEYALNKVGVKAIVAAEAFKTSRYLEMLQVLAPELATCAPGELQAARLPALRCVIRMGDDHTPGMLRYADVIARGTGVARSTLDAITAQLDRHDPINVQFTSGTTGAPKGATLTHRNIVNNARFIAMAMRFSEQDKLCIPVPFYHCFGMVLAVLACVSSGAAMVFPGQAFEPEATMQAVSEERCTALHGVPTMFIAQLDHPNFSRYDFSSLRTGIMAGSPCPIETMKRVVSQMHMSEVTIAYGMTETSPVSFQSSTTDPLDKRTTTVGRIQPHLEVRIVDAAGATVPVGETGELCTRGYSVMLGYWDDEARTAEAIRDGWMHTGDLATIDAEGYCNIVGRVKDMLIRGGENIYPREIEEFLFRHPKVQAVQVFGVPDQKYGEEVCAWIVLKPGASATEDEIRDFCRDQIAHYKIPRYIRFVDEMPMTITGKVQKFVMREHMTQELKLSESRTA from the coding sequence ATGACGATGCAGGCCGAGTCCTCTTCCACCACCCTGCCGATTGGCGGGCTTTCGCATGTGAAGGGGGACACCACCATTCCGCTGTCGGAGCAAACCGTGCCGGAGTTGCTGGCGCAAACGGTGGCGCGCCACCCCGAGCGGGAAGCCGTTGCCTTTCGCGAGCAAGGGGTGCGCTGGAACTGGCGCGAATTCTCCGACGCCGTGGACGCACTGGCGGCAGGCCTGCACACGTTGGGGCTGGCGAGAGGCGACCGGGTCGGCATCTGGTCCCCCAACCGGGTCGAGTGGCTGGTCACCCAATTCGCCACCGCGCGGCTGGGGCTGGTGCTGGTGAACATCAATCCCGCCTACCGCCTGTCCGAGCTGGAATACGCGCTGAACAAGGTGGGCGTCAAGGCGATCGTCGCGGCGGAAGCCTTCAAGACCTCACGGTACCTGGAGATGCTCCAGGTACTCGCCCCGGAACTGGCCACCTGCGCGCCGGGCGAACTGCAGGCGGCGCGGCTGCCGGCCCTGCGCTGCGTCATCCGGATGGGCGACGACCATACGCCCGGGATGCTCCGCTATGCCGATGTGATTGCGCGCGGCACAGGCGTGGCGCGGTCGACGCTGGATGCCATCACGGCACAGCTGGATCGCCATGACCCGATCAACGTGCAGTTCACCAGCGGCACCACTGGCGCGCCCAAGGGTGCCACGCTGACCCATCGCAATATCGTCAACAACGCGCGCTTCATTGCCATGGCGATGCGTTTCTCCGAGCAGGACAAGCTCTGCATTCCGGTGCCCTTCTATCACTGCTTCGGCATGGTCCTGGCGGTGCTGGCCTGCGTGTCCTCCGGCGCGGCAATGGTGTTCCCCGGCCAGGCCTTCGAGCCGGAAGCCACCATGCAGGCAGTCAGCGAAGAGCGCTGCACGGCGCTGCATGGCGTGCCGACCATGTTCATCGCCCAGCTCGATCACCCGAATTTCTCGCGGTACGACTTCTCTTCCCTGCGCACCGGCATCATGGCAGGGTCACCCTGCCCGATTGAGACCATGAAGCGCGTCGTGTCGCAGATGCACATGTCCGAGGTGACCATCGCCTATGGCATGACAGAGACGAGTCCGGTTTCCTTCCAGAGCAGCACCACCGATCCGCTGGACAAGCGCACCACCACGGTCGGCCGCATCCAGCCGCACCTCGAGGTCAGGATCGTGGATGCGGCAGGTGCCACGGTCCCGGTAGGCGAAACCGGCGAGCTGTGTACCCGCGGCTATTCGGTGATGCTGGGCTACTGGGATGACGAGGCGCGTACCGCCGAAGCCATCCGCGACGGCTGGATGCACACCGGCGACCTCGCCACCATCGACGCCGAAGGCTACTGCAACATCGTCGGCCGCGTGAAGGACATGCTGATTCGCGGCGGCGAGAACATCTACCCGCGCGAGATCGAGGAGTTCCTGTTCCGTCATCCGAAGGTCCAGGCGGTCCAGGTGTTCGGCGTTCCCGACCAGAAGTACGGCGAGGAGGTCTGCGCGTGGATCGTGCTCAAACCCGGCGCGAGCGCCACGGAGGATGAAATTCGCGATTTCTGCCGCGACCAGATCGCGCATTACAAGATCCCGCGCTACATCCGCTTTGTCGACGAGATGCCCATGACCATCACTGGCAAGGTACAGAAATTCGTGATGCGCGAGCACATGACGCAGGAACTGAAGCTCAGCGAATCCAGGACGGCCTGA